From a single Plasmodium yoelii strain 17X genome assembly, chromosome: 9 genomic region:
- a CDS encoding fam-b protein: MRVSILKFVFFSIIICFFEYVKNELYYINERNIYHERNITNFRNNRILGDTDNRFDLNYFYESTLSLANQLNEYNDDDDEEIKYLRNIIDSHVKKHKENNTLPDLNSLDKRTKKLIDELHKEIEETKKELDNIKNNKLAIELIQNNPVSEEDFKQLKNERNIVGTEHYGVDSNIENESKTKRKLTKLTKKLMVRGVLLTLLVLSLLVPGLIYFVFVIMNVVLSIEIIIECCKYVKFFFKEYKSYKKKKKSR, translated from the exons ATGAGAGTcagtattttaaaatttgtttttttttcaattattatttgtttttttgaatatgttAAAAAT gaattatattatataaatgagaGAAACATATATCATGAAAGgaatataacaaattttagAAATAATAGGATATTAGGGGATACAGATAACCGATtcgatttaaattatttttatgaatcAACTTTGAGTCTTGCAAATCAACTTAATGAGTacaatgatgatgatgatgaagaaataaaatatcttcGAAATATTATAGATTCACATGTAAAGAAgcataaagaaaataatacattaccCGATTTAAATAGTTTAGATAAAAGAACTAAAAAGTTAATTGATGAACTTCACAAAGAAATAgaagaaacaaaaaaagagcttgataatataaagaataataaattagCAATAGAACTGATACAAAATAATCCTGTATCAGAAGAAGACTTTAAACAAttgaaaaatgaaagaaataTCGTGGGGACTGAGCATTATGGGGTCGATTCAAATATCGAAAATGAATCAAAAACTAAGCGAAAGTTAACAAAATTGACCAAAAAATTAATGGTGAGGGGGGTGTTGTTGACGCTGCTTGTTTTGTCGTTATTGGTACCCGGattgatttattttgtatttgtTATTATGAATGTAGTTCTTTCAATTGAAATAATTATTGAATGTtgtaaatatgttaaattcttttttaaagaatataaatcatacaaaaaaaaaaaaaaatcaagatAG